A single genomic interval of Arachis duranensis cultivar V14167 chromosome 7, aradu.V14167.gnm2.J7QH, whole genome shotgun sequence harbors:
- the LOC107459949 gene encoding pathogen-related protein has product MNMGSKEEVVGAKDKYRSFLDDEGESNTLWRHGAPPTYHDVNLLFEQGRTKVWAEGSLEEIVQNAIKSWEMELSHKIRLQDFKTINPEKFKLFVNGREGLNAEETLKVGSYNALLGSSLPKELKAYRSEEETFESSHEAFRSAFPRGFAWEVIQVYSGPPHIAFKFRHWGFFEGPFKGHVPNGNMLHFYGLATLKVDNSLKVEEVEVYYDPGELLGGLISGAHTEEKNNTKISAASQGCPFSTK; this is encoded by the exons ATGAATATGGGAAGCAAAGAAGAAGTAGTAGGTGCAAAGGACAAGTACAGATCCTTCTTGGATGATGAAGGTGAAAGCAATACCCTTTGGAGGCATGGTGCTCCTCCAACCTATCATGATGTTAACCTACTTTTTGAACAAGGAAGAACAAAG GTGTGGGCGGAAGGATCATTAGAGGAAATAGTGCAAAATGCTATAAAATCATGGGAAATGGAGCTCTCACACAAGATCCGCTTGCAGGACTTTAAGACCATCAACCCTGAAAAGTTCAAGCTTTTCGTTAATG GGAGAGAGGGATTAAACGCAGAGGAAACATTAAAGGTGGGAAGTTACAATGCTTTGTTGGGAAGTTCTCTGCCAAAGGAATTGAAGGCTTATAGATCAGAAGAAGAGACATTTGAATCATCTCATGAAGCATTCAGATCAGCATTTCCACGTGGATTTGCATGGGAAGTGATTCAAGTGTATAGTGGACCACCTCACATTGCTTTCAAATTTAGGCATTGGGGCTTCTTTGAAGGACCTTTCAAGGGACATGTTCCTAATGGCAACATGCTTCACTTCTATGGCTTAGcaactctcaag gtGGACAACTCTTTGAAAgttgaagaggtggaagtttaCTATGACCCTGGGGAGTTACTTGGAGGCCTTATTTCAGGGGCGCacacagaagaaaaaaataacactaaaattTCAGCTGCTTCTCAAGGATGCCCTTTCTCCACCaaataa